TGGACTAACATAAAAAACAGTCTCTCTAGGAAAATGAAATTGATAAGTTAGTAGTGCTCTTCTTGCATGGTAATTTTTACAGACTAATAAAATTTTTTTAGGGAAAATCCCTTGTTGCTGCAATACTTCCAAAGAGAAGCGAGCATTCTCAAAGGTATTCGTTGCTTTATCTTCTTTAAGTATTGCTTTAGGATTAACCCCTAACGACACACCCACATTTTGTAGATATTGCCATTCGGTTGTTTCTACATATGGGGTGGAACCTCCAGAAGGTAATATAAAGGAAGAGAGCCCTTGATGATATAACGTTGCGGCTCTTTCCATTAACT
This Paenibacillus sp. JZ16 DNA region includes the following protein-coding sequences:
- a CDS encoding YdcF family protein, which codes for MSFPFDCISDFMFFETEIGHADVILIPGASQPQLMERAATLYHQGLSSFILPSGGSTPYVETTEWQYLQNVGVSLGVNPKAILKEDKATNTFENARFSLEVLQQQGIFPKKILLVCKNYHARRALLTYQFHFPRETVFYVSPIIDKSGTTKENWFLEDDKIKRVMDELEKVGKYFRRQIPKWVE